tgttgttgttgttgttgttgttgtttaatggtattACATGCATGTCAGCCTGAGTATGTTTAGCCTCATACGTACCAGGACAAAAACACTACACCACTTTATGCCCGTACTACGTTTTTGTATGCACGGCATAATTTGATTAATATCTAGCCTACTTTGATATGAAATGCTTTTcagtaaataaatgaaatatcTCAGACCATAAGAAAATTAAGGATTTTTACAATGCTGTTTGGTTCTATGCTGAAATGTTGTATGTTGTATATTGGGTTGTGTGCGTGTGGGGTGTGGGTTTGGGGAAGGGGGGTGCGTTGGTGAGATGATTTGAATATCGTTGATGTAATATGCATCTACTTTTCATCATAATTACATCTATATAGGTCTATGATTTGTTTATGATTACAAaaatacttaaggtggtactacacctcttgataaatttgtggctattttgcatttttctcaaaaataataaacaCACTGGTGACAAAAGTAATGGATAATGTGCTATTCcaaaaaatagatgcacaccccttatagaggagttcggatttcggactttttgtccagtcgtgattgttggaaatccaggcttttaaagtgtccaaaggtgaaaaaatccagcagaaaaatagttcaaaatcaacaatcctcaatttgagagctcattttggacatttgcgTGACTTTTCATCATTCGATTGGATATCCAaactttttcaagtgacattagcAACTGGAATCCCAGTCGATTTCAGAAAGCAgaattggaaatccagacttttcattgttttaaaagttactcctctataatgggtgtgcacttattttctggaacagcccaatataggggcaaggaatccagttactacactggaatatcagtgactcaagacaagtggtatgttatttatgataagaaaagtggcaccactagaatgtacctcatttctatgaaccacttgtcttgaataactgaaatttcagtgaagtaattggattccttttgctaccagtgtgtagttattttttgagaaaaaatgctaaattagtcacaaaatttatcagaggaGTCTAGTACCATGCACCTCAAGAGTACtgatgcgctttataaatgtaatTTGTTAATGTAACTAAATAATAATTTGTTAATCAGTAGACTATTTTGAATTTTGTTGTTTATACAGCCTAGTGAGGTTCTTTCTGATAAGCAACTTTTGAAGTTGGCAGAGCAACTGAACGACAGATGTGATTGGGAAAATGTAGCTACGTACTTGGGCTTTAGCCTCGCAAAAATTCAACAgatgaaaacaaaggaaagagCAGCGTTTGAAATGCTGGTGGATTGGAGGCGGAACAAGGGAGTCCTTACTTGGGAACATGTCAATCAACTAGCTGAAGCATTGAAACAATGTCGCAAATACTCTCTTGCTGAGAAATTAAAGAATGGTAATTAAAATATGCTATAccctggcgaagtgacgtaataaaactgattaactaccatagcaataggttaaaacaattctGAATAAAAGCACAATCGTAGCTTTTTAACTATTAGACTCGATAATATTGATACGACAGATGTGAAGTTTTCTCAAATCAGAACGGATAAGCTTAATTACTCAGAAAATATCTCAGAAAAATACAATTTAAGACAGCCTCGAAAATATTACTGAAAGTTAAATCGATAAAAATACTTTGCTTGATATTTCATTCTATTGAATACAGGTACACTTCATCTGAGCCACCATTCACCTATAGATCTTCACAAGATACGCCAAGATCTACGCAAGACATATTGCCACCGCCACGATAAGATCAAGAAATATCCATGGAGTAATCGTGAACATCTCAGTATCAAAAAGATATTCACATCACTACTCATCCACGTCATGCTTCCAGATTGTAATCAAACTATCAAAATTCCTTTAGATTCCTATCAAGATATGTTCAGCAGAACATCAGACATCGGAGAGCGTTATAGACGTATTTTAATCGAAGGTAAACCTGGATGTGGAAAGAGCACATTGTTGGATAAGATTGCATACGACTGGGCCACAAACACAGACTCAGAATCAACTCTCGGGAAGATAGATTTGCTATTTTACCTGAAGATGCGATGGTTCGATTCCGATACAAATATTGAAGATGCAATTATGAAACAGCTATTAGCGCATGACGATGAAATCGATCCTGATGAATTGCTCAAGTTTATCACTGATATGTCTTCGGCTCTGAATATATGTGTTATACTGGACGGGTATGACGAATGCAATCATGTCACACTCTCAGATGATGCAAACAAGGTGACAAACATCCCAAGCATTCTACAGAATACAAAGTTAAAAGATTGTATCGTTGTCGTCACTACAAGGCCAGAAAAAACACAAGACTTTGGGGAGTATTTAGAAGACTATTACGTATTTGAAGTTGCTGGGTTTACGAAAGAAAATATGGAAGCATATGTAAAGAAATACATGAATAAAGAAGAACACGCGAATGATGTGCTAAAATTTGTAGAGAACGCTGGGCTAAGACAAGAGCTAGCGACAATGCCACTGGTGATACACTTGCTGTGTCTTTATTGGGAAAAGAGAACGACAAAAAGCGAGCTTCTTAGCAACCCATCTACAATGTTTGAAATCTATGAAGCAATCCACAGGTTCATCAATGAACATTACCTAAAAAGAATAAAACTTCAAGGAAGAGATTTGCTTACTAGGGAGAAAGAGATCAAAAAGCTAATCCATAAGCTTGGAAAACTGGCTCTTGATGGATTACTGGTTCCACAGAGAAACTCAGTTTGGACATTGGAAGAGTTGCAAACACATTTGGATGACAGTGAGATACAAGAGGCATGCGAAGTTGGGATCATCACTCAAGATGACAAGCTTGACAACGAATCTTCATCTTTGCGTAAAGTAACGTGCTTTGAGTTCTTCCACAAAACAAGTCAAGAACTCCACGCCGGAAAGTATTTAGGGAGTTTTTCAGCGGAAATGGCTAAAGCTTGCCTTACAGAGCATGTCAAGACGGTTGGTGACGCTTTAAAGTTGCAGAtgctttttctctttggatgcggGTCAAACATTACTATTGCTGAAGTTATCATCAAACACCTGTCAGACTTGTTTGTCCATGAGCTGCGACCAAAGATACACCAATACTACCGCGGTGAACTAGAATTTGAAGAGACACGAAACTTTCAAATGTTCTATGACTTGTGTTTGCAGTGCAATTTCGAAAGCAAAGCCGATGGCAAGTTCATCCAGATCCTCCTGAAGTTATTTCCTGATAAGACAATGGTGTTTTATGGCATGGTATTCCAAACTGCAATAGGTATCGAGTATTTACTGAATAACACAACTGACCGTGGCTGCATATCGACGTTGAAAGTTGTTGGGGTGCCACGCCGTGGACGAGTTATCAGTATCACGGAATCAGCGAACACTTTAGTAGACAAAGAGTATAAGACATTAAGAGATAAAGTAGGCAGGCAATCTCTTGCCGAATGTCAGGATCTGCTACGTGGAGAGCCAAGCCTGCAACACATAGCAGAAGAAGGCGGTGCAACAAAGGCGATAGTGAATGCACAACTGTGGCAGAAGTTTGAACACTGGCAAGGAGGTTTGGCCATAGTTAAACCTCTCGTTGATGGGATAGTTCATGTTGACTTGAACACTCTGAATCTTCGCCAGGTTGCCATAGGAAACCGAAGTGCTACATTGTTTAGCAGAATGAAAGAAGGGTTATTTACCACTTTAACTGTATTGAATTTAAGGGATACTGGGTTACAGGACACGGATTTGCTGAAGTTCGTCGATGCAATGGACAATCTGAAAATGCTGAACAGTCTTGATATCTCCTACAACAATATCGGAAGTTCCTTGACCAAGTTATCTAATAAACTGAAACGACACCAGACACATGGTATCCTGTTACGGAGGCTTGATATCAGAGACAGCCATATCTCCGCAGAAATCCTGACTACTTTCTGGAGCAATTTTGCCGACTTTTGCGGTAAACTTGAAGAAGTGTACACCCACGGAGCAAGCAACATAACCAATGCCAATGGGATGCGTTTCCTGGTGGAGAACATACCAAAATCCCCCAATCTTGGCGCTGTTACCTTTTCTGCTGCAGGTGTTGCAGATAGCATTCACTTAATTAGCAAGTTCCTGACGGCAATCAGTACAACATCAGTTTGGAACATAGCCATATATGAGATACCTCTGGCCGCAACGGATTTCATTACCATTTTAAGAGAAGGGCTACCAATGTGTTCCAACCTTAAATGGGTTATGCTTGGCTGCAAGTACGGCAACCAAGGGGATGTTGTTCCAAAGGATGTCTTTCAAGGTCTAGTGGAGGTTCTACGCAGCTTGAAACTGTTGACAAGATTTGGACTGAAGGATATTCCTTTGGATAAAGAGTGTCTGACTATGGTTTTGGACTTGACCAAGAGCAACAACTACAAAGAATTGATGTAAGTAAAGAAATAATGGTTTACAGGCATTTTGCTTCAATATGCAACCATATTccagaaaacacaaaacgttttactaaaaacgtttaaatgtccggttatataaagggtataaaacgttttcataacattcagatAAGATTTGTCAAAACTTAATGTAaagttattaagtgttgacaaaatatctccaaaaatgtttgccaaaacattttacaataaccttttgataacatttttataatgctgttgcagtgtgttttcatctAAAacatataaaccgacatttaaatgttattgaaccCAAAACGCGCTTACAAACACGATTATAACGTTTAAaaaattgtgtttgctgggaaactagCTATATAAATTTAGTACATTATACACAATGTATGGCAGTACGAGCACCATAACACTGAAATGAGACATAGCACACGGGATTGCACATTCTTACCCCAACGCTAACCTCTACTCGTGCGCCAGTTAAATTCAAAACACTCTATTGTGACTGATTTTTGAATAGGATGTATACGATGGCGTAAGAAAACTGCATTCTTTGCAGTCGCTCAGTTAAAGCGGATACTACAATTAATCTCAGTTCAAAGGTATGAATATAGATTGTTCAGAATATCTTTTCTTCAGTGGATTATGTACATTTGTCCCTGGGCAGGAAAAGCCTCCCATGTTCTATGTACTATGTACATAGGGAACAAATTGACTGTATTTTGGGGGTAAACAACACACTAATACAAATCACTAAATCTTTGAGCAGTATCTGTCCGTTCAAAATgacaatatgtgacccggcagcacaaacgagccgtaaattccctaaattgtattctgtgttacggtgtaaaatgtgtacgaaggtcgtattcatcgataaccaaagctggcccgacttccgtcttattttgatagtcaaaaactaatcaataatcctattgttgaagtggataataagcttctaccttagatggccggctatagaacttttaatagctctggctttgtttgcttttgctaaatcctgttcaagtggtgggttaccaggcattgtattttgtacaggtatgcataaccaacaattaacaacgagagaactttcttaaacctcgttgacttggggatgatttgaaatgaccgccaattatgactgtttgatatatattgccagcaatgtggaaaaagagacacatgtaaaaacgtaaaaagctataattttgttgaaggagcaaagtttaacaaaccataacctcgcttctggatatcgtttgaagtcaaatgatataccatttctaagtttatgatgtttatttttcaaacacgaaataaaacaaaattgaccgggggaggaatttacggctcattcgccgtggacggtcacatattgttttGAATACTTGTAACCTTGCCAAATTTGTCACAGTGAAAATGAACATAAGGATTTTCCTGCACGTGGATGCAGTTGTTAGATATCCAGTTGATTATCAACGTGACTCACTCATGTATATTTTCTGCTTCTACAGGTACAGCAAGAGATGTCTACCACAAGACTTTGACATTCCTAAAGATAACTGCCTTTGGTTGGTTTGATGTACCGGCACTTATCGTCTAATTTGTAAACTGAGGAGGAAAGGCGGAAAGGATCTATTACAACACCAAAGCCTCAAAACAAAGAagagggagagcgagttggcgcagcgattgttctctcgccttgcaccactgaggtcccaggttcaagccccggcacttggtttatcccgatgcCATGCTCTCTCtcggttttctccgggatctccggtttcctcc
The Amphiura filiformis chromosome 3, Afil_fr2py, whole genome shotgun sequence DNA segment above includes these coding regions:
- the LOC140148099 gene encoding uncharacterized protein — protein: MAEKLLPSEVLSDKQLLKLAEQLNDRCDWENVATYLGFSLAKIQQMKTKERAAFEMLVDWRRNKGVLTWEHVNQLAEALKQCRKYSLAEKLKNGTLHLSHHSPIDLHKIRQDLRKTYCHRHDKIKKYPWSNREHLSIKKIFTSLLIHVMLPDCNQTIKIPLDSYQDMFSRTSDIGERYRRILIEGKPGCGKSTLLDKIAYDWATNTDSESTLGKIDLLFYLKMRWFDSDTNIEDAIMKQLLAHDDEIDPDELLKFITDMSSALNICVILDGYDECNHVTLSDDANKVTNIPSILQNTKLKDCIVVVTTRPEKTQDFGEYLEDYYVFEVAGFTKENMEAYVKKYMNKEEHANDVLKFVENAGLRQELATMPLVIHLLCLYWEKRTTKSELLSNPSTMFEIYEAIHRFINEHYLKRIKLQGRDLLTREKEIKKLIHKLGKLALDGLLVPQRNSVWTLEELQTHLDDSEIQEACEVGIITQDDKLDNESSSLRKVTCFEFFHKTSQELHAGKYLGSFSAEMAKACLTEHVKTVGDALKLQMLFLFGCGSNITIAEVIIKHLSDLFVHELRPKIHQYYRGELEFEETRNFQMFYDLCLQCNFESKADGKFIQILLKLFPDKTMVFYGMVFQTAIGIEYLLNNTTDRGCISTLKVVGVPRRGRVISITESANTLVDKEYKTLRDKVGRQSLAECQDLLRGEPSLQHIAEEGGATKAIVNAQLWQKFEHWQGGLAIVKPLVDGIVHVDLNTLNLRQVAIGNRSATLFSRMKEGLFTTLTVLNLRDTGLQDTDLLKFVDAMDNLKMLNSLDISYNNIGSSLTKLSNKLKRHQTHGILLRRLDIRDSHISAEILTTFWSNFADFCGKLEEVYTHGASNITNANGMRFLVENIPKSPNLGAVTFSAAGVADSIHLISKFLTAISTTSVWNIAIYEIPLAATDFITILREGLPMCSNLKWVMLGCKYGNQGDVVPKDVFQGLVEVLRSLKLLTRFGLKDIPLDKECLTMVLDLTKSNNYKELMYSKRCLPQDFDIPKDNCLWLV